One Bacillus sp. FJAT-52991 genomic region harbors:
- a CDS encoding YwqG family protein, with translation MSIQHKIDLPKELEPYRQELEQSIQPIVRIEGSCTPTTLFESKFAGHPYLPKHIEHPKDEHGVPLRLLAQINFAEVPSIEHFPEKGILQFYIAGNDDLFGMDFDNPTDQTNFRILYHSDITMDESELVTDFSYMEEDDEEYFPVGKEGKLSFTLDEEPISDEDYRFEQLSIDLEQKTNDGTELWDVYAECFAGTGAKIGGYPFFTQEDPRSYEEKYQQHNILLLQIDTDDDLDIMWGDSGVGNFFIKKEDLEKLDFSNVMYNWDCC, from the coding sequence ATGTCCATCCAACATAAAATTGATTTGCCAAAGGAATTAGAGCCATATCGTCAGGAACTAGAACAGTCGATCCAGCCAATTGTAAGAATAGAAGGAAGCTGCACACCTACTACTCTTTTTGAAAGTAAATTTGCAGGTCATCCGTATTTGCCAAAACATATCGAACATCCAAAAGATGAACATGGCGTGCCGCTCCGTTTGTTAGCACAAATTAACTTTGCAGAAGTGCCGAGCATCGAACACTTTCCAGAAAAGGGTATCTTGCAATTTTATATTGCGGGTAATGATGATTTGTTTGGCATGGACTTTGATAATCCAACAGATCAAACCAACTTCCGAATTCTTTATCACTCAGACATTACGATGGATGAGTCTGAACTTGTGACCGATTTCAGCTATATGGAAGAGGACGACGAGGAATATTTTCCTGTTGGAAAAGAAGGTAAGCTATCCTTTACGTTAGATGAAGAGCCGATTTCCGATGAGGACTATCGCTTTGAGCAACTTTCGATCGACTTAGAGCAGAAGACGAATGACGGAACTGAACTTTGGGACGTATATGCCGAATGCTTCGCCGGTACTGGTGCTAAAATCGGCGGCTATCCTTTCTTCACTCAAGAAGATCCGCGTAGCTATGAAGAAAAATACCAACAGCATAATATTCTATTGCTTCAAATCGACACAGATGATGATCTCGACATTATGTGGGGAGATAGTGGAGTCGGCAATTTCTTTATTAAAAAAGAAGATTTAGAGAAGCTTGATTTTTCTAATGTGATGTACAATTGGGATTGTTGTTGA
- the psiE gene encoding phosphate-starvation-inducible protein PsiE produces the protein MQKIKQGYSFFLRVFPKVQQVLLNVSLVFLAIILSFLLIKELFAFSHILLTDGQVNHQLYLANILVFFLYFEFIAMIVKYFKEEYHFPLRYFLYIGITAMIRLIIVDHDDALNTLFYSLVILILIICYFILNLTPRDRPESKWFFRK, from the coding sequence ATGCAAAAAATTAAACAAGGGTATAGTTTCTTTTTGCGTGTGTTTCCAAAGGTGCAACAAGTTTTATTAAATGTTTCACTTGTTTTTCTTGCCATCATTTTGTCTTTTTTACTCATCAAAGAGCTGTTTGCTTTCAGTCATATTTTACTAACTGATGGGCAGGTTAATCATCAATTATATTTAGCGAATATTCTGGTTTTCTTTTTATACTTTGAGTTTATTGCAATGATTGTAAAGTATTTCAAAGAGGAGTACCATTTTCCGCTGCGTTATTTCCTCTATATCGGTATTACTGCAATGATACGATTGATCATCGTTGATCATGACGACGCGCTGAATACGTTATTTTACTCACTCGTCATCTTAATTTTAATTATTTGCTACTTCATCTTAAATTTAACACCGCGCGATCGTCCTGAAAGTAAATGGTTTTTTAGAAAATGA
- a CDS encoding DNA alkylation repair protein yields MSTRYCCPNCQTNRSRFNIIKQVARAVKLDPQTGDVMESMSDPGPLHIAYNGPERRVQCAVCGVIEEERLFIKFAEK; encoded by the coding sequence ATGAGTACTCGTTATTGTTGCCCAAATTGTCAAACGAATCGGTCGCGTTTTAATATTATTAAGCAAGTGGCCCGTGCAGTGAAGTTAGATCCACAGACGGGTGATGTAATGGAAAGTATGAGTGATCCGGGACCTTTGCATATCGCTTATAATGGACCAGAGCGAAGAGTGCAATGCGCGGTTTGTGGAGTAATTGAAGAGGAACGGTTATTTATTAAATTTGCTGAGAAGTAA
- a CDS encoding class D sortase, with product MRWVRNFTFMSGIIFIGIFTYQFLQSEKLQNDSMQEAETRIAANKEAQSNPDTFKVNENEAFSTLEIPKLGKEIPVVEGTDADALSKGIGHLSQSVLPGQGEQIVLSGHRDTVFREFNKIEIGDTFIVHMPYGSYSYVIKDTEIVDEDDTSVIREMGEEVLVVTTCYPFRFVGNAPERFVAYAYPVQNTN from the coding sequence CTGAGATGGGTAAGAAACTTCACCTTTATGAGCGGAATTATTTTTATCGGTATATTTACTTATCAATTTTTACAAAGCGAAAAACTTCAGAATGATTCCATGCAAGAGGCAGAGACACGTATTGCAGCAAATAAAGAGGCGCAATCAAATCCAGACACCTTTAAAGTGAATGAAAACGAGGCTTTTTCTACGCTCGAAATTCCGAAGTTAGGAAAAGAGATACCTGTTGTTGAAGGTACAGATGCAGATGCACTAAGTAAAGGTATTGGACATTTGTCACAATCTGTTCTTCCAGGACAGGGAGAACAAATCGTCTTATCAGGCCATCGGGACACGGTTTTTCGAGAGTTCAATAAAATTGAGATTGGCGATACATTCATAGTACATATGCCATATGGCTCCTATTCATATGTCATCAAGGATACGGAGATCGTAGACGAAGATGATACATCTGTTATTAGAGAAATGGGAGAAGAAGTGCTTGTTGTAACAACTTGTTACCCATTTAGATTCGTAGGCAATGCTCCAGAACGCTTCGTAGCTTATGCCTACCCGGTACAGAATACAAATTAA
- a CDS encoding SpaA isopeptide-forming pilin-related protein gives MKRKIGIISLIFIFFFQNIIYGTSFPTHINAEELDRSILTNVTMTDQSGQLIDADKNQEFKPSREAKVDLHYEWAISNAAVKEGDTFTFHLPSVFQISSEINSSLLTSDQTEIATYHVGQDGQVTITFNKEAESQADASGKLSIPAEFDQNAVTGSEKLPIIFDLNGKEQTIHVVFQSDVETPVENKDVEVPVEDDKVVHQEEKEVNIDEVPVLPVKPAAKVTQIQENIITDVVLTNREGIEIHGEKNPDNRPLLGTEVGVHYSWRLPIGHKYGAGSTFEFQLPDAFELFNEVDGNLATGSGGSVGTFKVTQDGKVTMTFNEKITDRSDIYGELEIWSIFSERLQGSTNQIIEFPTENTKLEIPVHFQPKPGKTIDKSGVPDTGYNAKTIDWTVDINKQLDKITHAVLKDPIQDGQELQASSIKVYELDINLDGSTTEGTEVEADKYEIVKTADGKDFELQFKDETIDKAYRVKYTTAITDHNQTSYSNKAILSGDNVADIDATSTVSVSRGKPLEKSATNYDSLTQTIDWEIKYNYNEKNIAQNDAWLEDFFTKSHELKGDIKVYKVTLDENGNEASQQEISASEYTFKDETKTDENGFKLQFNQDISSAYKIVYQTVATEQVFDGGPIINTVKSHDTEKIATQDTWQEILRKRSGNENYKDKTVDWVIQLNGNNFNMTDGVLTDTFPNDGLELIEESFKIYNSSTTLEKGKDYKLEPKNGSWQEGYTITFLEPLTESYTITYKTKFDNDWKKDKTITGFDNHASMVWTDGSTSTEKSKETTATFNPDQYTTDNGFKNGSYNAQTKEITWGIGVNYNLKNISDAKVEDFILQGQKLVEGSLEVYNVELTGGADGVTIGDKVDESKYTVDYSIKDQAGNPGFRIDFGKMEAPYYITYKTSLEDQLIVEKYENTATLFDGSDKLTDLKGSVSVQHGGEYVNKEAKQSGKLVDWMVHINRGQSKISNAKVTDTPSANLILLENSFHLYKTTVDKDGKVTKGEELERDKDYKLEIKTDADDKQSFEISFLNEIDSAYILQYQTFINAKNGDMVSNDVKLTGEQITNEETTTSEKFAVKLSGGSGTGSGDTGNLVVTKVDAADNGKLLPGATFTLYDSKGEIAIKTATTDAEGKVTFKNLLYDDYLLKEDSAPEGYVVGIHEAGQVVKIDKAEVNKTVENKKIIRSVELTKTDDEFSSILLPDAVYKLQYHNGADYEDTSYSELKTNENGKIVINDLKPGDYRFIETKAPFGYELDATPIPFTIEPNQTETDKVSHTNKIMLGDVELTKVDEYDHKITLKDAEFELQDKDGKVIKDKLTTNDEGKLLIEDLRPGDYQFVETKAPADYELNTKPLKFTIAKGQTETLKVDFENKLIPGAVKLTKIHKDNAKIPLKDAEFKLINQDGKVIQEKLKTDDKGKLLVKDLRPGNYQFVETKAPAGYVLNTKPLDFTIDKSQKETVKVTFENELIQWPSYEWDEGQVELTKVDKDDPKKPIEGAVFTLKDQYGNTVKEGLTTDKNGKLVVKNLKQGTYQFVETEAPFGYELNETPVHFSIANYQTEIREVTFTNELSTGAVELTKVDQDDKKLKLAGAEFRLEDQNKNPIKENLSTNKEGKLLVTDLKPGDYQFIETKAPTGYVINPKPLKFTIEKGQKETLYVTFENKTAQSAVELTKVDEADEKLKLAGAEFRLEDQNKNPIKENLSTNKEGKLLVTGLKPGDYQFVETKAPTGYILDGEKVEFTIKEDQTEVEKVIVTNKKENDDGPSSSGGGSGIGKDADGTDTNGNNNNGNGTNGNNTNEPDKNPSNTNNQGNSGNSDNHSPNDKPSDSKNKLPNTATNMYSWLAAGIALLFIALILMVVNKRRRTNQ, from the coding sequence ATGAAAAGAAAGATAGGTATAATTAGCTTAATATTTATTTTCTTCTTCCAAAATATTATTTATGGGACAAGTTTTCCCACACATATTAATGCGGAAGAACTAGACCGAAGTATTTTGACAAATGTCACAATGACTGACCAAAGCGGCCAATTGATCGATGCTGACAAAAATCAAGAATTTAAGCCCAGTCGAGAAGCAAAGGTGGATTTACATTACGAATGGGCTATTTCGAATGCAGCTGTGAAGGAAGGGGATACATTTACCTTCCATCTGCCTTCTGTTTTTCAGATCAGTAGTGAAATAAATAGTTCATTATTAACAAGTGATCAAACAGAAATAGCCACTTACCATGTAGGCCAGGATGGTCAAGTAACGATTACTTTTAATAAAGAAGCAGAAAGCCAAGCCGATGCTAGCGGTAAGCTGAGTATTCCAGCTGAATTTGATCAAAATGCTGTAACAGGGAGTGAAAAGCTTCCAATTATTTTTGATCTCAACGGCAAAGAGCAAACGATTCATGTGGTCTTTCAATCAGATGTTGAAACACCTGTTGAAAACAAAGACGTTGAAGTACCAGTAGAAGACGATAAAGTTGTCCATCAGGAAGAGAAAGAAGTCAACATCGATGAAGTACCTGTTTTACCAGTGAAGCCAGCAGCAAAGGTAACGCAAATTCAGGAAAATATTATTACAGATGTTGTATTAACAAATAGAGAAGGTATTGAAATTCATGGGGAGAAAAATCCGGATAACCGTCCACTTTTAGGCACAGAAGTCGGTGTGCATTATTCGTGGAGACTCCCAATTGGTCATAAGTATGGTGCCGGATCTACATTTGAATTTCAATTACCAGATGCATTTGAGCTTTTCAATGAGGTTGACGGAAATTTAGCTACTGGATCCGGTGGAAGTGTCGGTACGTTTAAAGTCACACAGGACGGAAAAGTGACGATGACGTTTAATGAAAAGATTACAGATCGCTCTGATATTTATGGAGAACTTGAAATATGGAGCATATTCAGTGAAAGACTTCAAGGTAGTACCAATCAAATCATTGAATTTCCTACAGAAAACACAAAACTAGAAATACCTGTTCACTTTCAACCGAAGCCAGGTAAGACAATTGATAAATCAGGTGTTCCTGATACAGGTTATAATGCGAAAACGATCGATTGGACGGTTGATATCAATAAACAACTAGATAAGATTACACATGCCGTTTTAAAAGATCCGATTCAAGATGGGCAAGAATTACAAGCGAGTTCCATTAAGGTCTATGAGTTAGATATAAATTTAGACGGTTCAACAACGGAAGGGACAGAAGTTGAAGCCGATAAATACGAAATTGTCAAAACAGCAGATGGCAAAGACTTTGAACTTCAGTTTAAAGATGAAACGATTGATAAAGCGTATCGTGTGAAATATACAACAGCGATTACTGATCACAATCAAACATCGTATAGTAATAAAGCGATTTTATCAGGGGATAATGTAGCGGATATTGATGCCACTAGCACAGTTTCTGTCAGCCGCGGAAAACCTTTAGAAAAAAGTGCAACAAACTATGATTCCTTGACACAAACGATTGATTGGGAAATCAAATATAACTACAACGAGAAAAATATCGCTCAAAATGACGCTTGGCTTGAAGACTTTTTCACCAAGAGTCATGAGTTAAAAGGTGACATTAAGGTTTATAAAGTCACCTTAGATGAGAATGGAAATGAGGCTTCCCAGCAAGAAATTTCTGCATCCGAGTATACCTTTAAAGATGAAACAAAAACGGATGAGAATGGCTTTAAGTTACAATTCAATCAAGACATTTCATCCGCCTATAAAATTGTTTATCAAACAGTCGCGACGGAGCAAGTTTTCGATGGCGGGCCAATTATCAATACTGTGAAGTCCCACGATACAGAAAAAATCGCCACACAAGATACATGGCAAGAAATTCTTCGCAAACGGTCTGGAAATGAGAATTATAAAGACAAAACAGTTGATTGGGTCATTCAATTAAATGGGAATAACTTCAATATGACAGATGGAGTTTTAACGGATACATTCCCGAATGATGGCCTTGAACTGATAGAAGAGTCGTTTAAGATTTATAATAGCTCCACTACATTAGAAAAGGGGAAAGATTATAAGTTAGAACCAAAAAATGGTTCGTGGCAAGAAGGTTACACAATTACGTTTTTAGAGCCACTTACTGAAAGTTATACGATCACTTATAAAACAAAGTTTGATAACGACTGGAAGAAGGACAAAACTATAACTGGTTTTGACAATCACGCCAGCATGGTTTGGACAGATGGAAGCACATCAACAGAGAAAAGCAAAGAAACTACAGCTACATTCAATCCAGATCAGTATACAACGGATAACGGTTTTAAAAATGGTTCGTATAACGCACAAACAAAAGAAATTACATGGGGAATTGGTGTCAATTACAATTTGAAAAATATCAGTGACGCTAAAGTGGAAGATTTCATTTTACAAGGACAGAAATTGGTCGAAGGTTCACTGGAAGTGTATAACGTTGAACTGACTGGGGGAGCGGACGGCGTAACAATAGGTGATAAGGTAGATGAAAGTAAATATACGGTGGATTATTCCATTAAAGATCAAGCAGGCAATCCTGGCTTCCGAATTGATTTTGGAAAAATGGAAGCTCCATATTATATTACCTATAAAACAAGTCTTGAGGATCAACTGATTGTAGAAAAATATGAAAATACAGCTACGCTTTTTGACGGCAGCGACAAGTTGACAGATTTAAAAGGTAGCGTATCGGTTCAGCATGGTGGGGAATATGTCAATAAAGAAGCGAAACAGAGTGGGAAATTGGTAGATTGGATGGTTCATATTAACCGAGGCCAGTCAAAAATTTCTAACGCAAAAGTGACAGATACACCAAGTGCTAACTTAATCCTATTAGAGAATTCTTTCCACTTGTACAAAACAACGGTTGATAAGGACGGAAAGGTAACAAAAGGGGAAGAACTAGAAAGAGATAAGGACTACAAACTTGAAATCAAAACAGATGCTGACGATAAGCAATCATTTGAAATCAGCTTCCTGAATGAGATTGATTCAGCTTATATTTTACAATATCAAACGTTTATTAATGCCAAAAACGGAGATATGGTATCGAATGATGTGAAATTAACAGGCGAACAAATTACTAATGAAGAAACAACAACAAGTGAAAAATTTGCCGTTAAGTTATCAGGCGGTAGTGGAACAGGGTCTGGCGATACCGGTAATTTAGTAGTCACGAAGGTGGATGCTGCTGATAATGGGAAACTATTACCTGGAGCGACTTTTACTCTTTACGATAGTAAAGGTGAAATTGCTATTAAAACCGCAACAACAGATGCAGAAGGAAAAGTGACATTTAAAAATTTATTGTATGATGACTATTTATTGAAAGAAGATTCTGCGCCTGAAGGATACGTAGTTGGCATCCATGAAGCAGGTCAAGTAGTGAAGATTGATAAAGCAGAAGTCAATAAAACGGTTGAGAATAAGAAAATTATTCGTTCAGTGGAATTGACCAAAACGGATGATGAGTTTTCTTCTATATTGCTACCAGATGCCGTGTATAAGCTGCAGTATCACAATGGGGCAGACTACGAAGATACTTCCTATTCTGAACTGAAAACAAATGAAAATGGGAAAATCGTCATCAATGATTTAAAACCGGGTGATTATCGATTCATTGAAACAAAAGCCCCGTTCGGTTATGAATTAGATGCGACCCCGATTCCATTCACGATTGAACCGAATCAGACAGAAACCGATAAAGTTAGTCATACAAACAAGATCATGCTAGGTGATGTTGAACTAACGAAAGTGGACGAGTATGATCACAAAATCACTTTAAAAGATGCGGAGTTTGAACTGCAAGATAAAGATGGAAAAGTCATCAAAGACAAGTTAACAACGAATGACGAAGGGAAGCTGCTCATTGAAGACTTGCGCCCTGGCGACTATCAATTTGTTGAAACAAAAGCCCCAGCAGATTATGAGCTAAATACAAAACCGCTGAAGTTTACGATTGCTAAAGGTCAAACAGAGACATTGAAAGTTGATTTTGAGAATAAATTAATTCCAGGGGCCGTAAAATTAACAAAAATTCATAAAGATAATGCTAAGATTCCTTTAAAAGATGCCGAATTTAAGTTAATCAACCAAGACGGTAAAGTGATTCAAGAGAAGCTAAAAACAGATGATAAAGGGAAATTGCTCGTTAAAGATTTGAGACCTGGTAATTATCAATTCGTGGAAACGAAAGCTCCAGCAGGTTACGTTTTAAATACGAAGCCACTTGATTTCACGATTGATAAAAGCCAAAAAGAAACCGTGAAGGTGACGTTTGAGAATGAATTGATTCAATGGCCAAGCTATGAGTGGGATGAAGGCCAAGTTGAGTTAACGAAAGTAGATAAAGACGATCCGAAAAAGCCAATAGAGGGAGCGGTATTTACGTTAAAGGATCAATACGGCAATACTGTTAAAGAAGGCTTAACAACGGATAAAAACGGAAAACTAGTCGTCAAAAACTTGAAGCAAGGGACGTACCAATTCGTTGAGACGGAAGCCCCGTTCGGCTATGAGTTGAATGAAACACCTGTTCATTTTTCTATCGCCAATTATCAAACGGAGATTAGAGAAGTGACCTTCACAAATGAGCTTTCTACAGGTGCTGTCGAGTTAACGAAAGTGGATCAAGATGATAAAAAATTGAAACTAGCAGGTGCGGAATTCCGATTAGAAGACCAAAATAAAAATCCGATCAAGGAAAATTTATCAACGAATAAAGAAGGTAAATTGCTTGTAACAGACTTGAAACCAGGAGACTATCAATTCATCGAAACGAAAGCTCCGACAGGTTATGTAATAAATCCGAAGCCGCTTAAATTTACGATTGAAAAAGGGCAGAAGGAAACATTGTATGTCACTTTTGAGAATAAAACAGCTCAAAGTGCTGTCGAGCTAACAAAAGTAGACGAAGCTGATGAAAAATTGAAGCTAGCAGGTGCGGAATTCCGATTAGAAGACCAAAATAAAAATCCGATTAAGGAAAATTTATCAACGAATAAAGAAGGTAAATTGCTTGTAACAGGTTTGAAACCAGGAGACTATCAATTCGTCGAAACAAAAGCACCAACTGGCTACATTTTAGACGGTGAAAAAGTAGAGTTTACGATTAAAGAAGATCAAACTGAAGTCGAAAAAGTGATTGTTACAAACAAAAAAGAAAACGATGACGGACCGAGTAGTTCCGGTGGAGGCTCTGGGATTGGTAAAGATGCTGATGGTACTGATACGAACGGTAACAATAATAACGGTAACGGTACTAATGGCAACAATACTAATGAGCCTGACAAGAATCCTTCGAACACTAATAATCAAGGAAACTCTGGAAATTCCGACAACCATTCGCCTAATGATAAGCCATCTGATTCTAAGAATAAATTGCCTAACACAGCAACCAATATGTACTCTTGGTTAGCTGCTGGTATTGCTTTATTATTCATTGCTCTTATCCTTATGGTTGTTAACAAAAGAAGAAGAACGAATCAATAG
- a CDS encoding GerMN domain-containing protein has protein sequence MKKLFPVIWLVFTFVLVVGCASEKEASQGYNGKEKEQKKAASVRGKLNIEDYFPMVENVKYVYEGKGNEYASYHVMVDYLEKGRVQQRIDNGGTVLANVIQLKDGKLKRILTREEAYYRENLLKAKGGEEEILLMDPLVKGTSWKLKDGRIRKITNTAASVNTPSGSYRAIEVMTKDKDSQTLDYYAKGIGLVKSVFRSGEMEVSSSLSKVEENVPFVQEVRFFYPNIDDEKLSDQTKKISFKTNDLTRKKLEETYKQPVSPPLGKVFSKNTKINSLYLNKDGIVYIDLNQAFMKEMNAGAGYESMILQSIANTFGQYYHAEKVILTIDGKLYESGHISMKKGEYLPVQY, from the coding sequence ATGAAAAAACTTTTTCCAGTGATATGGTTAGTGTTCACCTTTGTTCTGGTCGTTGGATGTGCTAGTGAGAAAGAAGCGAGTCAAGGATATAATGGGAAGGAAAAGGAGCAAAAAAAGGCTGCTTCTGTGCGGGGGAAATTGAACATTGAGGATTATTTCCCGATGGTTGAAAATGTGAAGTATGTTTATGAGGGAAAAGGCAATGAATATGCCTCCTATCATGTGATGGTGGATTATCTTGAAAAAGGGCGAGTGCAGCAACGCATCGATAATGGCGGTACAGTTTTGGCCAATGTGATCCAGTTAAAGGATGGGAAGCTGAAGAGGATATTAACGAGAGAAGAAGCCTATTACCGGGAAAACCTTTTAAAAGCAAAAGGCGGTGAGGAGGAAATCTTGTTAATGGATCCGCTCGTTAAAGGGACCTCTTGGAAACTAAAGGATGGTCGTATTAGAAAGATCACCAATACAGCTGCTTCGGTTAATACGCCATCAGGCAGTTATCGGGCAATTGAAGTGATGACAAAAGACAAGGATAGTCAAACATTGGACTACTATGCGAAAGGAATAGGTTTAGTGAAGTCTGTCTTTCGGTCAGGGGAGATGGAAGTCAGCTCTTCATTAAGCAAGGTTGAGGAAAATGTTCCGTTTGTTCAAGAGGTTCGTTTCTTTTATCCGAATATAGATGATGAGAAGTTAAGTGACCAAACGAAAAAAATTAGTTTTAAGACGAATGATCTCACGAGAAAGAAGCTAGAGGAGACTTATAAACAGCCGGTAAGCCCTCCACTTGGAAAGGTTTTCTCCAAAAATACAAAAATCAATAGCCTCTACTTAAATAAGGATGGCATCGTATATATCGATTTAAATCAAGCCTTTATGAAAGAAATGAATGCGGGAGCTGGCTATGAGTCGATGATTTTGCAAAGCATCGCCAACACGTTTGGTCAATATTATCATGCTGAAAAAGTGATATTGACGATTGATGGAAAACTGTATGAGTCAGGACATATCTCCATGAAAAAAGGCGAATATCTTCCTGTACAATACTAA
- a CDS encoding amino acid ABC transporter ATP-binding protein produces the protein MLEIKNLHKSFGEHPILKGVDLQIDKGDVVVILGPSGSGKTTLLRCINFLEKADQGQAIFGELEVNLNKASKKDIHAVRQKTAFVFQNYNLFNNKTALENVTEGLIIGRKIPKAQANEIGQQVLNKVGLSEKYDAYPSELSGGQQQRVGIARAVALNPDIILFDEPTSALDPELVGEVLTVMKNIAKEGTTMLVVTHEMSFAQDVANKVIFMDSGVVVEEGTPKEIFTQPKEERTKQFLKRVIPEEFTYYI, from the coding sequence ATGTTAGAAATTAAGAACCTTCACAAATCATTTGGAGAGCATCCGATCTTAAAAGGGGTCGATTTACAAATAGATAAAGGGGATGTCGTCGTTATCCTTGGGCCAAGTGGTTCCGGAAAAACAACCTTGCTTCGCTGCATCAACTTTCTTGAAAAAGCCGATCAAGGGCAAGCCATTTTCGGAGAGCTAGAAGTCAACTTAAACAAAGCTTCAAAGAAGGATATTCATGCTGTTAGACAGAAAACGGCCTTCGTCTTTCAAAACTATAATTTATTTAATAATAAAACCGCTTTAGAAAATGTCACTGAAGGATTAATCATTGGCAGAAAAATACCTAAAGCGCAAGCCAATGAAATCGGCCAGCAAGTACTAAATAAAGTGGGTCTATCCGAAAAATACGATGCCTACCCTAGCGAACTATCCGGCGGGCAACAGCAACGAGTAGGAATTGCTAGAGCTGTCGCTTTAAATCCCGACATTATTTTATTTGACGAACCGACTTCCGCTCTAGACCCAGAATTAGTTGGTGAAGTGCTCACCGTGATGAAAAACATTGCTAAAGAAGGAACGACAATGCTTGTCGTCACTCATGAAATGTCCTTTGCCCAAGACGTTGCCAACAAAGTCATTTTTATGGATAGTGGCGTCGTTGTCGAAGAAGGCACACCTAAAGAAATCTTCACCCAACCAAAAGAAGAACGAACGAAACAATTTCTAAAAAGAGTCATCCCCGAAGAATTTACCTATTACATCTAA
- a CDS encoding amino acid ABC transporter permease, with amino-acid sequence MSESLDYRFLVDTFFVALSGVPIALAVTVVSLLIALPLGFLLALTRVNRIPVLHRFAQVYVSFIRGTPIIVQIFIVYSSIPLFLSILFEKYKIGINVYDIHPIWYAFIVFSFNTTAILIEVFRSALSTVNKGQLEAAYSVGLTNVQAFRRIIIPQTLVVALPNLCTATVNLIKATSLGYALSLQEITLKAKVAANVGYNYVEAYIDTFLIYLILCSLVEYLFKRYEKHVSKYKVVNA; translated from the coding sequence GTGTCCGAAAGTTTAGATTACCGCTTTTTAGTGGATACATTTTTTGTCGCTTTATCCGGCGTACCAATTGCTTTAGCCGTTACAGTCGTCTCCTTGCTTATTGCTTTGCCGTTAGGATTTTTGCTCGCCTTAACGAGGGTCAATCGAATTCCGGTGCTTCACCGCTTCGCCCAAGTGTATGTTTCCTTTATTCGCGGCACCCCCATTATCGTTCAAATTTTTATCGTTTATAGCAGTATCCCTTTATTTTTATCTATACTGTTTGAAAAATATAAGATCGGAATAAACGTGTACGACATTCATCCCATTTGGTACGCCTTCATCGTGTTTTCATTCAATACAACAGCAATTCTAATCGAAGTCTTTCGCTCAGCACTCAGTACGGTGAACAAAGGACAGCTTGAAGCGGCTTACTCTGTCGGTTTAACGAATGTGCAAGCCTTTAGAAGAATTATTATTCCACAAACATTAGTTGTCGCATTGCCTAATCTTTGTACGGCCACTGTCAACTTGATTAAAGCAACCTCTTTAGGGTACGCTCTGTCCCTTCAGGAAATTACGTTAAAAGCAAAAGTAGCTGCCAATGTTGGCTACAACTACGTCGAAGCATATATTGATACTTTCCTCATTTACCTTATTCTATGTAGCTTAGTGGAATACTTATTTAAACGTTATGAAAAACATGTAAGCAAATACAAAGTCGTTAATGCATAA